A portion of the Gadus macrocephalus chromosome 10, ASM3116895v1 genome contains these proteins:
- the simc1 gene encoding uncharacterized protein simc1 isoform X2, with product MIRTLSADADAEADASHFMNKQCLDTPLLIDLSEPEWSPHWMGRFKQRPTGGEPPNPNPEVLGLENGHGCTQTDHTTQTFLSNATKVDPDPVRPHSPCRLTDDSKQKSACATQTDKINLAADTPPPPHSIFANNPELKELVQKYLFKIEKEHGQGGDLGCSSGDRLRCPPEEHPCAPAAGHVVEMHPSALEEPTARWSQIRETPPSLTSPLPTQAEAAWGCPGGLVSETRESNTSDSKRWPYSQPSGANGFDLNPTPYQSSVVQDPLTSLTFSEPFHSIKRLLNETPITDRSPQVESTVLQHPESIASSESFHSIESQVNETCITARPARAQSAAREPLRVEPEDTRGSATSLCDGVPGGAVRSAHSTGWYLARAETYSYCIDQDTVFSDDGPVMVNWHDGSDVEETYEEKSLGSGGQADRGYVSPVRLQRLMGRPFLDQYIDEEEDGGLDAAKVLHSQSLGPVYSTMEESMPEATVQLLADLLQPGFYPPKDISAHLLRGLLLGARCPLHLRVQAFDLLMKTQRHHRTDRSTIPWDWELLITTLDNQEDPTKKHFCEVVRMLLEYVLRTMEDDFRAKLSSAALNESIARAFLSCTSQFTKVREVMGWLCAAIIKATAEGGGDERLRERDDHIRMVSAFQGMLRMALEVDCSPALSASRLSQELFHALLIVVPLRSHRKLLLDSLQSELLKCKLLQHLLEHSCSEKTALPMCLPLLLHFLKHSTLRQEPTDGAHRWPKWEELAEMLWMLLFSYNKVNKGDLRRPITETCEHPAATSPKDAVHRLAVCEAMESLLSRARADLGHDLPDHIEESLSYLQDQLLDVCQS from the exons ATGATTCGGACTCTCAGCGCTGATGCAGACGCCGAAGCAGATGCTTCACACTTTATGAATAAACAGTGTTTGGACACCCCG CTCCTGATCGACCTATCAGAGCCCGAGTGGTCTCCCCACTGGATGGGGAGGTTCAAACAGCGCCCTACCGGCGGTGAGcccccgaaccctaaccctgaagTGCTAGGCTTGGAAAATGGCCACGGCTGCACTCAGACGGACCACACAACCCAAACATTCCTCTCAAACGCGACTAAAGTGGACCCCGACCCGGTTAGACCACATTCCCCATGCCGCTTAACTGACGATTCGAAACAGAAGTCAGCGTGCGCCACACAAACGGATAAGATCAATCTGGCAGCCGACACGCCTCCCCCGCCTCACAGTATCTTTGCAAATAACCCGGAATTAAAGGAGTTGGTtcaaaaatatttattcaaaatCGAAAAGGAACATGGACAAGGAGGAGACCTCGGTTGCTCCTCGGGAGACAGACTCCGCTGTCCTCCTGAGGAGCACCCCTGTGCCCCAGCCGCAGGCCATGTGGTTGAAATGCACCCCAGCGCACTGGAGGAGCCAACGGCGAGGTGGAGTCAAATCAGGGAGACGCCCCCATCACTCACGTCCCCACTTCCAACACAAGCAGAAGCAGCGTGGGGCTGCCCCGGTGGTTTGGTGTCCGAGACACGGGAATCAAACACGTCAGACTCGAAGCGATGGCCGTATAGCCAGCCATCAGGTGCTAATGGGTTTGACCTAAACCCTACACCTTATCAGAGTTCAGTAGTACAGGACCCATTAACATCCCTAACATTTTCAGAACCTTTTCACAGCATTAAAAGGCTTTTAAACGAGACACCCATCACTGACCGCAGTCCACAGGTGGAGAGTACAGTACTACAGCACCCAGAGTCCATAGCATCTTCAGAATCCTTTCATAGCATTGAAAGCCAGGTTAACGAGACGTGCATCACTGCCCGTCCCGCCCGGGCGCAGAGTGCAGCGAGGGAACCGTTGAGGGTGGAACCCGAGGACACGAGAGGCTCCGCCACCAGCCTGTGTGACGGCGTTCCTGGCGGTGCTGTCCGGTCGGCCCACAGCACGGGCTGGTACCTAGCCCGGGCCGAGACCTACTCCTATTGCATCGATCAAGACACTGTCTTCAGCGACGACGGTCCAGTAATGGTGAACTGGCACGACGGCAGCGACGTGGAAGAGACGTACGAGGAGAAGTCCTTGGGGAGTGGCGGGCAGGCGGACCGGGGCTACGTGAGCCCGGTCCGCCTTCAGAGGCTCATGGGCCGACCCTTCCTGGACCAG TATAtcgatgaagaggaggatgggggcTTGGACGCTGCGAAGGTGTTACACAGCCAGAGCCTGGGGCCGGTCTACAGCACCATGGAGGAGAGTATGCCAGAGGCCACCGTCCAGCTGCTGGCAGACCTGCTACAGCCCGGCTTCTACCCCCCCAAGGACATCAGCGCCCACCTGCTgagggggctgctgctgggagcCCGCTGCCCCCTGCACCTCCGGGTGCAGGCCTTCGATCTGCTGATGAAGACGCAGAG ACACCACAGAACGGACAGGTCCACCATCCCATGGGACTGGGAGCTGTTGATCACCACCTTGGACAACCAG GAGGACCCCACCAAGAAACACTTCTGTGAGGTGGTTCGGATGCTGCTGGAGTACGTTCTGCGGACGATGGAGGACGACTTCAGGGCCAAGCTCTCTTCCGCTGCCCTCAATGAGTCCATAGCCAGGGCCTTCTTGTCATGCACTTCTCAGTTCACAAAAGTCAG AGAGGTCATGGGGTGGCTGTGCGCTGCCATCATAAAAGCAACAGCCGAAGGGGGCGGTGACGAACGGCTCAGAGAGAGGGACGACCACATCAG GATGGTGTCGGCCTTCCAGGGGATGCTCCGTATGGCCCTGGAGGTGGACTGCTCTCCAGCGCTCAGCGCGTCCCGGCTGTCCCAGGAGCTGTTCCACGCGCTCCTCATCGTGGTGCCACTCCGCTCCCACAG GAAGCTGTTACTTGATAGCTTGCAGAGTGAGCTTCTGAAATGCAAGTTGCTGCAGCACCTGTTGGAGCACAGCTGCAGCGAGAAGACGGCCCTGCCCATGTGCCTCCCGCTGCTGCTCCACTTCTTGAAGCACAGCACCCTGAGACAGGAGCCCACG GACGGAGCTCACAGATGGCCCAAGTGGGAGGAGTTGGCAGAGATGCTCTGGATGCTACTCTTCAGTTACAACAAGGTCAACAAAG GGGACCTGCGCCGCCCCATCACAGAGACATGCGAGCACCCCGCCGCCACCAGCCCAAAGGACGCGGTGCACAGGCTGGCCGTGTGCGAGGCCATGGAGTCGTTGCTGTCCAGAGCCCGGGCAGACCTGGGCCATGACCTGCCGGATCACATCGAGGAATCCCTCAGTTACCTCCAGGATCAGCTGCTCGATGTCTGTCAGTCCTAA
- the simc1 gene encoding uncharacterized protein simc1 isoform X1, with product MIRTLSADADAEADASHFMNKQCLDTPVSNLLIDLSEPEWSPHWMGRFKQRPTGGEPPNPNPEVLGLENGHGCTQTDHTTQTFLSNATKVDPDPVRPHSPCRLTDDSKQKSACATQTDKINLAADTPPPPHSIFANNPELKELVQKYLFKIEKEHGQGGDLGCSSGDRLRCPPEEHPCAPAAGHVVEMHPSALEEPTARWSQIRETPPSLTSPLPTQAEAAWGCPGGLVSETRESNTSDSKRWPYSQPSGANGFDLNPTPYQSSVVQDPLTSLTFSEPFHSIKRLLNETPITDRSPQVESTVLQHPESIASSESFHSIESQVNETCITARPARAQSAAREPLRVEPEDTRGSATSLCDGVPGGAVRSAHSTGWYLARAETYSYCIDQDTVFSDDGPVMVNWHDGSDVEETYEEKSLGSGGQADRGYVSPVRLQRLMGRPFLDQYIDEEEDGGLDAAKVLHSQSLGPVYSTMEESMPEATVQLLADLLQPGFYPPKDISAHLLRGLLLGARCPLHLRVQAFDLLMKTQRHHRTDRSTIPWDWELLITTLDNQEDPTKKHFCEVVRMLLEYVLRTMEDDFRAKLSSAALNESIARAFLSCTSQFTKVREVMGWLCAAIIKATAEGGGDERLRERDDHIRMVSAFQGMLRMALEVDCSPALSASRLSQELFHALLIVVPLRSHRKLLLDSLQSELLKCKLLQHLLEHSCSEKTALPMCLPLLLHFLKHSTLRQEPTDGAHRWPKWEELAEMLWMLLFSYNKVNKGDLRRPITETCEHPAATSPKDAVHRLAVCEAMESLLSRARADLGHDLPDHIEESLSYLQDQLLDVCQS from the exons ATGATTCGGACTCTCAGCGCTGATGCAGACGCCGAAGCAGATGCTTCACACTTTATGAATAAACAGTGTTTGGACACCCCGGTGAGTAAT CTCCTGATCGACCTATCAGAGCCCGAGTGGTCTCCCCACTGGATGGGGAGGTTCAAACAGCGCCCTACCGGCGGTGAGcccccgaaccctaaccctgaagTGCTAGGCTTGGAAAATGGCCACGGCTGCACTCAGACGGACCACACAACCCAAACATTCCTCTCAAACGCGACTAAAGTGGACCCCGACCCGGTTAGACCACATTCCCCATGCCGCTTAACTGACGATTCGAAACAGAAGTCAGCGTGCGCCACACAAACGGATAAGATCAATCTGGCAGCCGACACGCCTCCCCCGCCTCACAGTATCTTTGCAAATAACCCGGAATTAAAGGAGTTGGTtcaaaaatatttattcaaaatCGAAAAGGAACATGGACAAGGAGGAGACCTCGGTTGCTCCTCGGGAGACAGACTCCGCTGTCCTCCTGAGGAGCACCCCTGTGCCCCAGCCGCAGGCCATGTGGTTGAAATGCACCCCAGCGCACTGGAGGAGCCAACGGCGAGGTGGAGTCAAATCAGGGAGACGCCCCCATCACTCACGTCCCCACTTCCAACACAAGCAGAAGCAGCGTGGGGCTGCCCCGGTGGTTTGGTGTCCGAGACACGGGAATCAAACACGTCAGACTCGAAGCGATGGCCGTATAGCCAGCCATCAGGTGCTAATGGGTTTGACCTAAACCCTACACCTTATCAGAGTTCAGTAGTACAGGACCCATTAACATCCCTAACATTTTCAGAACCTTTTCACAGCATTAAAAGGCTTTTAAACGAGACACCCATCACTGACCGCAGTCCACAGGTGGAGAGTACAGTACTACAGCACCCAGAGTCCATAGCATCTTCAGAATCCTTTCATAGCATTGAAAGCCAGGTTAACGAGACGTGCATCACTGCCCGTCCCGCCCGGGCGCAGAGTGCAGCGAGGGAACCGTTGAGGGTGGAACCCGAGGACACGAGAGGCTCCGCCACCAGCCTGTGTGACGGCGTTCCTGGCGGTGCTGTCCGGTCGGCCCACAGCACGGGCTGGTACCTAGCCCGGGCCGAGACCTACTCCTATTGCATCGATCAAGACACTGTCTTCAGCGACGACGGTCCAGTAATGGTGAACTGGCACGACGGCAGCGACGTGGAAGAGACGTACGAGGAGAAGTCCTTGGGGAGTGGCGGGCAGGCGGACCGGGGCTACGTGAGCCCGGTCCGCCTTCAGAGGCTCATGGGCCGACCCTTCCTGGACCAG TATAtcgatgaagaggaggatgggggcTTGGACGCTGCGAAGGTGTTACACAGCCAGAGCCTGGGGCCGGTCTACAGCACCATGGAGGAGAGTATGCCAGAGGCCACCGTCCAGCTGCTGGCAGACCTGCTACAGCCCGGCTTCTACCCCCCCAAGGACATCAGCGCCCACCTGCTgagggggctgctgctgggagcCCGCTGCCCCCTGCACCTCCGGGTGCAGGCCTTCGATCTGCTGATGAAGACGCAGAG ACACCACAGAACGGACAGGTCCACCATCCCATGGGACTGGGAGCTGTTGATCACCACCTTGGACAACCAG GAGGACCCCACCAAGAAACACTTCTGTGAGGTGGTTCGGATGCTGCTGGAGTACGTTCTGCGGACGATGGAGGACGACTTCAGGGCCAAGCTCTCTTCCGCTGCCCTCAATGAGTCCATAGCCAGGGCCTTCTTGTCATGCACTTCTCAGTTCACAAAAGTCAG AGAGGTCATGGGGTGGCTGTGCGCTGCCATCATAAAAGCAACAGCCGAAGGGGGCGGTGACGAACGGCTCAGAGAGAGGGACGACCACATCAG GATGGTGTCGGCCTTCCAGGGGATGCTCCGTATGGCCCTGGAGGTGGACTGCTCTCCAGCGCTCAGCGCGTCCCGGCTGTCCCAGGAGCTGTTCCACGCGCTCCTCATCGTGGTGCCACTCCGCTCCCACAG GAAGCTGTTACTTGATAGCTTGCAGAGTGAGCTTCTGAAATGCAAGTTGCTGCAGCACCTGTTGGAGCACAGCTGCAGCGAGAAGACGGCCCTGCCCATGTGCCTCCCGCTGCTGCTCCACTTCTTGAAGCACAGCACCCTGAGACAGGAGCCCACG GACGGAGCTCACAGATGGCCCAAGTGGGAGGAGTTGGCAGAGATGCTCTGGATGCTACTCTTCAGTTACAACAAGGTCAACAAAG GGGACCTGCGCCGCCCCATCACAGAGACATGCGAGCACCCCGCCGCCACCAGCCCAAAGGACGCGGTGCACAGGCTGGCCGTGTGCGAGGCCATGGAGTCGTTGCTGTCCAGAGCCCGGGCAGACCTGGGCCATGACCTGCCGGATCACATCGAGGAATCCCTCAGTTACCTCCAGGATCAGCTGCTCGATGTCTGTCAGTCCTAA